One window from the genome of bacterium encodes:
- the uppS gene encoding polyprenyl diphosphate synthase: MRKVPKHIAVIMDGNGRWAKERDLPRAEGHRRGAEAIETIVRACRHRGVKYLTLYAFSEENWQRPSDEVLALMQLMRHFLLAKRPEMVKEGTRFRVIGDVDRLPSDVLQEIEETVEATSRGRNITLIVALSYGGRQEIVRAFNRLIKSGATEATVESISESLDTAGIPDPDLLIRTSGEYRVSNFLLWQIAYTELYVTDKPWPEFTEQELDKAIESFKARERRFGLTDEQLA; the protein is encoded by the coding sequence ATGCGCAAGGTTCCCAAGCATATAGCCGTGATCATGGACGGCAACGGCCGATGGGCCAAGGAGCGCGATCTCCCGCGCGCGGAGGGGCATCGCCGCGGCGCGGAGGCCATCGAGACGATCGTGCGCGCTTGCCGGCATCGCGGGGTGAAGTACCTCACCCTCTACGCCTTCTCCGAGGAGAACTGGCAGAGGCCGTCGGACGAGGTCCTGGCCCTGATGCAACTGATGCGCCACTTCCTCCTGGCGAAGAGGCCTGAGATGGTGAAGGAGGGGACGCGCTTCCGCGTGATAGGCGACGTGGATAGGCTGCCCTCCGACGTGCTGCAGGAGATAGAGGAGACCGTGGAGGCCACCTCCCGCGGCCGCAACATCACGCTGATCGTCGCACTCTCGTACGGCGGCAGGCAGGAGATAGTCAGGGCGTTCAACAGGCTCATCAAGTCCGGGGCGACGGAGGCGACCGTCGAGTCGATCTCGGAGTCCCTGGACACCGCCGGCATCCCGGATCCGGACCTGCTCATTCGCACCAGCGGCGAGTACAGGGTGAGCAATTTTCTGCTCTGGCAGATAGCGTACACCGAGCTTTACGTGACCGACAAACCCTGGCCCGAATTCACGGAGCAGGAGCTGGACAAGGCGATCGAATCCTTCAAGGCCAGGGAGCGCCGCTTCGGTTTGACCGACGAGCAGCTCGCATAG